The genomic segment CCTCGGCGTCCCGTCCACGGCCGTGGTGTTCTGGCAATATGTGATCGCGACGATCTTCGCGTTGCCGCTGATCTTCCGCATCGGTTTCGGCGCGCTGCGCACCAAGCACCCCTTCGCCCACGAAATGCGTGCCTTCCTCTCCGCGCTCGGCGTCCAGGTCTTCGCCTTCGGTTTCGCCTCGGGCGTGCCGCTCTGGCAGATGGTGGCGCTTTCCATGACCGGACCCTTCTTCATCATCGGCGGGGCCACCCTGTTCCTGGGCGAAAAGGTGACCATCCAGCGCCTGGGCGCGGCGCTTGTCGGCTTCCTGGGGGCTATCCTGGTTTCGGGCATCGGCACCGAGAGCTTCACCTGGGCGGCGCTCCTACCGGTGATCGCGGCGGCTCTCTGGGGTACCGTCTCGGTCATGACCAAGTACCTGGCCAAGGAAGAGGCGCCCGAGTCGCTGACCCTCTACATGCTGGTGCTCATCACCCCCAATCACCTGCTGATCGGGCTGATCCTGGGCGCCCTGGTCACGCTGTTCCCGGGCTCGCTGCCGGGCAGCCTTGCCAACGGCTTCGACTTCGTGCCGCCGGGCGGCGATGCGCTCTGGCTGATCGTGCTGCTCGGCCTGGTGACAGCCGGCGCGCAATACTTCCTCTCGCTCGCCTACAAGGTCGCCGACGCCACCTATCTCCAGCCGTTCGATGACCTCAAGCTCCCGCTCAACACGCTTCTCGGCTGGATCGTGCTGAGCCAGGTGCCCAGCCCGCTCTTCTGGCCGGGCGCCCTGCTGATCCTGGGCGCCTCGCTCTTCATCCTGCGCCAGGAAAGCGCCCGCCAGCCGCGCCTGCAGGCGGCATAGGGCTCAAGCATATGAAGGCCGGCGCCTTGGCGCGCCGGCCTTCTCATTGCGACGCGACAGTCACCCAGCGCCCTTCATGATGCGAACGGGCCATGGCATGGACGGTGCGCTCGATCTCGAGGCCCGCCTCGAAATCGATGATCCGTGCCGGCTTGCCCTCGATGGCCTTGAGCAGTTCGTGGCATTCGATGATCTTGAGATCGTTGAACCCCAGCCCGTGGCCGGGCGCCGGCACGAAGCGGTCATAGGGCGGGTGCAGCCCGCCGGTGAGGATGGTGCGGAAACCCTGCTCGGCCGGTGCGTCCCCGGTGCTGTAGAGCTGCACCTCGTTGAGCCGCTCCTGATCATAGACGATGGTGCCGCGCGCCCCGAAGATCTGCACCGCGATGCGGCCCTTGCGCCCCCAGGCCGTGCGGCTGAGCGCGATCACGCCCGAGGCGCCACCCGCCAGCTCGATCAGCACCGAAGCGATATCGTAGGTTTCCACCGTCCGGCGGCCGCCGTCGCGCAGCGGGCGGTCTGGATAAGGCTTTGACATATTGGCCATCACCCGCTCCACGGGCCCGAGGAGGGTGGTAATCAGCGAAAGCGGATGCACGCCGAAATCGTCGAGCGCCCCGTAGCCCGAGGAAGCCTCGCTCTTCCAGTAGAAGAGCACATCGGGATCGGCCATGAAATCCTCGTCCATCTCGAGGCGCACATGGTTCACCTCCCCGATGGCGCCCTGCCTGAGCAGCGCTTCGATATGCCGGATGGCCGGGTTCTGGATGTAGTTGTAGCCGAGGACGGCGGTCCTGCCCGAAGCCCGGGCCGCCGCGCGCATGCGTTCGGCATC from the Youhaiella tibetensis genome contains:
- a CDS encoding DMT family transporter, with amino-acid sequence MSQLSSQTNQPVQGAVYMLGAGLTFAITNLLTPHITYTLGVPSTAVVFWQYVIATIFALPLIFRIGFGALRTKHPFAHEMRAFLSALGVQVFAFGFASGVPLWQMVALSMTGPFFIIGGATLFLGEKVTIQRLGAALVGFLGAILVSGIGTESFTWAALLPVIAAALWGTVSVMTKYLAKEEAPESLTLYMLVLITPNHLLIGLILGALVTLFPGSLPGSLANGFDFVPPGGDALWLIVLLGLVTAGAQYFLSLAYKVADATYLQPFDDLKLPLNTLLGWIVLSQVPSPLFWPGALLILGASLFILRQESARQPRLQAA
- a CDS encoding Gfo/Idh/MocA family protein, which produces MQQIGVGLIGTGYMGKCHALAWNSVKAVFGSGPRPRLVHLGEVTAELALQKAEEFGFERATGDWREVVADPEVEVVSVTTPNQFHAEMAVAALEAGKHVWCEKPMAVSFADAERMRAAARASGRTAVLGYNYIQNPAIRHIEALLRQGAIGEVNHVRLEMDEDFMADPDVLFYWKSEASSGYGALDDFGVHPLSLITTLLGPVERVMANMSKPYPDRPLRDGGRRTVETYDIASVLIELAGGASGVIALSRTAWGRKGRIAVQIFGARGTIVYDQERLNEVQLYSTGDAPAEQGFRTILTGGLHPPYDRFVPAPGHGLGFNDLKIIECHELLKAIEGKPARIIDFEAGLEIERTVHAMARSHHEGRWVTVASQ